In Streptococcus mitis, the DNA window TTATCGATGTTATGAGTCTCTACGGTGCGAGTGCGGTCAAGGATTCTTCACAAGTCCAGCTAGCCGTTTACCTGGAAAATTACGATACGCATAAGACTTTTGATCGTCTTGGAAACAATGCCGAGGAAATAGAAATTTCTGGCGTAGGCATTCCTCGTATCCGCATTCCAGTTAAAACTGGTCGTAATATCTCTGTCGTGATTGAGGCAGCTGCCATGAATTATCGTGCCAAGGAAATGGGCTTTGATGCGACTCGTTTGTTCGAAGAACGTTTGACAAATCTCATTGCTCAGAACGAGGTGCCTAATGCTTGATCCAATTGCTATTCATCTAGGCCCTCTAGCCATTCGTTGGTATGCCTTGTGTATTGTGACAGGCTTGATTCTTGCGGTTTATTTGACCATGAAAGAAGCACCTAGAAAGAAGATCATACCAGACGATATTTTAGATTTTATCTTGATTGCTTTTCCTCTGGCAATTTTAGGAGCTCGTCTCTATTATGTTATTTTCCGTTTTGATTACTATAGTCAGAACTTGGGAGAGATTTTTGCCATTTGGAATGGTGGTTTGGCCATTTATGGTGGTTTGATAACTGGGGCTATTGTCCTCTATATCTTTGCTGATCGTAAACTCATCAATACTTGGGATTTTCTAGATATTGCGGCGCCTAGCGTCATGATTGCTCAAAGTCTGGGACGATGGGGTAATTTCTTTAACCAAGAAGCTTATGGTGCAGCAGTGGATAATCTGGATTATCTACCTGGCTTTATTCGTGACCAGATGTATATTGAGGGGAGCTACCGTCAACCGACCTTCCTTTATGAGTCTCTATGGAATCTACTTGGCTTTGCCTTGATTTTGATTGCCAGACGAAAATGGAAGAGTCTCAGACGAGGTCACATTACTGCTTTCTATTTGATTTGGTATGGTTTCGGTCGTATGGTCATCGAAGGCATGCGGACAGATAGCCTCATGTTCTTTGGTCTTCGAGTATCTCAATGGCTTTCAGTTGTTCTTATCGGACTGGGTATTTTTATCATTCTTTATCAAAATCGAAAGAAGGCCCCTTACTATTTTACTGAGGAGGAAAACTAAATGTTAGAAGTTGCATATATTCTTGTCGCACTAGCTTTGATTGTCTTTTTGGTCTATCTGATTATCACTGTACAAAAGCTTGGTCGTGTTATCGATGAAACAGAGAAGACGATTAAAACCTTGACTTCAGATGTGGATGTGACCTTGCATCATACCAATGAATTA includes these proteins:
- the lgt gene encoding prolipoprotein diacylglyceryl transferase — its product is MLDPIAIHLGPLAIRWYALCIVTGLILAVYLTMKEAPRKKIIPDDILDFILIAFPLAILGARLYYVIFRFDYYSQNLGEIFAIWNGGLAIYGGLITGAIVLYIFADRKLINTWDFLDIAAPSVMIAQSLGRWGNFFNQEAYGAAVDNLDYLPGFIRDQMYIEGSYRQPTFLYESLWNLLGFALILIARRKWKSLRRGHITAFYLIWYGFGRMVIEGMRTDSLMFFGLRVSQWLSVVLIGLGIFIILYQNRKKAPYYFTEEEN